A DNA window from Halofilum ochraceum contains the following coding sequences:
- a CDS encoding NAD(P)/FAD-dependent oxidoreductase, translating into MSARDVVVIGGGVVGISCARWLQRDGHRVRVVDPQAPGQGCSFGNAGVFAVDSIIPEATPHALWDVPRMLLSSTSPLRLVWRDLPRLSPWFARFALQARPARVRASTASLAGLCAEAMAGYREITEGSAAASLMRHTGWAHVFERAETAAGARHEMDERARHGWGVRWLDGAELHERIPGLRHDVAAAVELPDIWMCVDPARFVERLAADVVAAGGQVEQARVTGLRPKTGGIDVQTAGGAIHADHVVVAAGVDSEGLASGLGDRLGLTAERGYHAMLESGEGGPPMPIMSGEHKFVTSPMANGVRLAGTAEFARADRAADPRRVRILLDRGRNLFPGLRTESHATWMGCRSTTPDSLPVIGRSAAAPAVTYACGHQHLGLTLAGITGRLVADDLAGREPRVDMRPLRPNRFRIFST; encoded by the coding sequence GCCCGATGGCTTCAGCGCGATGGACATCGGGTCCGGGTCGTGGACCCGCAGGCGCCGGGCCAGGGCTGTTCTTTCGGTAATGCGGGCGTCTTCGCGGTGGACAGCATCATCCCCGAAGCGACCCCGCACGCCCTTTGGGACGTACCCCGTATGCTGCTTTCGTCAACCAGCCCGCTGCGCCTGGTCTGGCGTGACCTTCCGCGCCTGTCGCCCTGGTTCGCGCGGTTCGCGCTGCAGGCACGGCCGGCCCGCGTTCGCGCGTCGACGGCCTCCCTCGCCGGCCTGTGTGCCGAAGCGATGGCCGGATACCGCGAGATTACGGAGGGCAGCGCGGCGGCATCGCTTATGCGGCATACCGGCTGGGCCCACGTCTTCGAGCGGGCGGAGACGGCCGCGGGCGCCCGCCACGAGATGGACGAACGCGCGCGCCATGGGTGGGGGGTACGTTGGCTCGACGGCGCCGAACTGCATGAGCGCATTCCCGGGTTGCGGCATGATGTCGCCGCCGCGGTGGAACTGCCCGATATCTGGATGTGCGTGGATCCGGCCCGGTTTGTCGAGCGGCTGGCAGCCGACGTCGTCGCCGCGGGCGGTCAGGTTGAACAGGCGCGAGTGACGGGCCTGCGGCCGAAGACGGGCGGCATCGACGTGCAGACCGCGGGAGGTGCCATCCATGCCGATCACGTGGTCGTGGCGGCGGGTGTCGACAGCGAGGGCCTGGCGTCCGGTCTCGGTGACCGTCTCGGTCTGACCGCCGAACGCGGCTACCATGCCATGCTGGAATCCGGCGAGGGCGGTCCTCCCATGCCGATCATGTCGGGTGAGCACAAATTCGTGACCTCGCCTATGGCGAACGGTGTGCGCCTGGCGGGCACGGCCGAGTTCGCCCGTGCGGACCGCGCTGCTGATCCACGCCGGGTCCGGATCCTGCTGGATCGGGGCCGCAACCTTTTCCCGGGGTTGAGGACCGAGAGTCACGCCACGTGGATGGGCTGCCGTTCGACGACACCGGACTCGCTGCCGGTTATCGGCCGCTCGGCGGCCGCGCCGGCCGTGACCTACGCCTGCGGCCATCAGCATCTTGGCCTGACGCTCGCCGGGATTACCGGGCGATTGGTAGCTGACGACCTGGCCGGACGGGAGCCCCGTGTCGATATGCGGCCATTGCGCCCGAATCGGTTCCGGATTTTCTCCACCTGA